One segment of Erigeron canadensis isolate Cc75 chromosome 2, C_canadensis_v1, whole genome shotgun sequence DNA contains the following:
- the LOC122588192 gene encoding uncharacterized protein LOC122588192, translating to MRPRRVFGISVSLIIINLASIMEHADENLLPSVYKEVSETFKAGPTNLGYLTFIRNFVQGLASPLAGILVLTYPRPIILTMGTLCWALSTFAVGGSRYYIQVAFLRAINGFGLAIVIPALQSFIADTYSDNVRGTGFGFLNLVGLIGGMGGGVVATVMAGHEFWGVAGWRCAFFLMAGLSCLIGVLVFFFVVDPKRLTTVDGDTKEIYSERNALLEQEHESGYGSIWVESWKAMKLVIKVKTFQIIVLQGVVGSFPWTAMVFFTMWFELIGFDNQKAAALVSLFGIGTAFGSLLGGIIADQLSKMYPYSGRVMCAQFSAIMGIPLTWFLLLAIPQSVDNYFIYAVTLLFMGLTISWNGPACNAPMFAEVVPTKHRTMIYAFDRAFEVSFSSFAAPIVGILAEKIYGYDLETVDPISESSSNALALSKGLFVMMVLPFGICCLLYTPLYWVFKLDNQNVRMSSIKGEVI from the exons ATGAG GCCACGAAGAGTTTTTGGGATTTCTGTTTCTTTGATTATAATTAACTTAGCCTCTATAATGGAGCATGCTGACGAGAATCTTCTTCCATCTGTATATAAAGAAGTAAGTGAAACGTTTAAGGCTGGACCAACTAATCTGGGCTACTTAACGTTTATAAGAAACTTCGTTCAAGGTCTAGCATCTCCATTGGCTGGAATCTTGGTACTAACCTATCCCCGACCCATTATTCTTACAATGGGCACACTTTGTTGGGCATTATCTACATTTGCTGTTGGTGGTAGTCGCTATTATATCCAAGTTGCTTTTTTACGGGCTATTAATGGATTTGGATTAGCAATTGTTATTCCAGCTTTACAATCGTTTATAGCTGATACTTATAGTGATAACGTGAGGGGGACAGGGTTTGGATTTTTGAATCTTGTTGGATTGATTGGTGGCATGGGTGGTGGTGTGGTGGCTACTGTCATGGCTGGTCATGAGTTTTGGGGGGTAGCCGGATGGCGTTGTGCTTTCTTTCTGATGGCCGGGTTGAGTTGCTTGATTGGAGTTCTTGTGTTCTTTTTCGTTGTTGATCCAAAAAGGCTAACTACAGTTGATGGTGACACAAAAGAAATTTACTCTGAAAG GAATGCATTGCTAGAACAAGAGCATGAGTCTGGTTATGGTTCTATTTGGGTTGAATCATGGAAAGCCATGAAACTCgtgataaaagttaaaacatttCAGATTATTGTCCTAcagggtgttgttggttcattcCCATGGACTGCCATGGTATTTTTCACTATGTGGTTCGAACTAATTG GTTTTGATAACCAAAAGGCTGCAGCTCTTGTGAGTCTTTTCGGGATAGGAACTGCTTTTGGTTCACTTCTAGGAGGGATTATAGCGGACCAGTTGTCAAAGATGTACCCTTATTCGGGCCGAGTTATGTGTGCACAATTCAGTGCAATCATGGGGATCCCTTTAACCTGGTTTCTCTTGCTAGCAATCCCACAATCAGTCGATAATTACTTCATATATGCAGTCACACTTCTTTTTATGGGCCTTACAATAAGCTGGAATGGGCCTGCTTGCAACGCACCAATGTTTGCAGAAGTTGTCCCAACCAAACACCGAACCATGATCTATGCGTTTGATCGTGCATTTGAAGTGTCATTTTCATCCTTTGCTGCTCCCATTGTGGGGATCCTAGCAGAGAAGATTTACGGGTATGACTTGGAAACTGTAGACCCCATATCTGAGTCCAGCAGCAATGCGTTAGCGTTGTCAAAAGGGCTTTTTGTGATGATGGTTCTTCCGTTTGGTATATGTTGCTTGCTGTACACCCCTTTGTATTGGGTTTTCAAGCTTGATAATCAAAATGTAAGAATGAGTTCTATAAAAGGAGAAGTGATCTAA
- the LOC122588635 gene encoding multidrug resistance protein 2-like, with the protein MRIRPNVVNQSQLLLPKPTNLHNMKTRKLFGVSLSLIIINLAAIMERADENLLPSVYKEVSETFNAGPSDLGYLTFIRNFVQGLASPMAGILVLTYDRPTVLAMGTLCWALSTGAVGGSHYFSQVAFWRAVNGFGLAIVIPALQSFIADTYSDSVRGMGFGFLSLVGMVGGIGGGVVATVMAGHEFFGVPGWRCAFVLMAGLSCLIGFLVFLFVVDPRRLTSVDRDVGESYAERNELLDRGRDSVSVWAESWAAMQAVMKIQTFQIIVLQGLVGSLPWTAMVFFTMWFQLIGFDHQKAATLLSLFGAGCSFGSLLGGIIADRLSQIYPHSGRIMCAQFSAIMGIPYTWFLLRVIPQSVDSYLIFAVTLLFMGLTISWNGTACNAPMFAEVVPAKHRTMIYAFDRALEGSFASFAAPIVGILAEKVYGYDVKSVQTTIGSTREALALSKALFSMMAIPFGMCCLFYTPLYQVFRRDRDSVRMATLKEEEMIRVTNLF; encoded by the exons ATGAGAATACGTCCTAACGTTGTGAATCAATCTCAGCTTTTGTTACCTAAACCCACCAATCTGCATAACATGAA GACACGAAAACTTTTTGGGGTTTCGCTTTCTTTGATTATTATCAATTTGGCTGCTATAATGGAGAGAGCAGATGAGAATCTGCTTCCATCGGTATATAAAGAAGTTAGCGAAACGTTTAATGCTGGACCGTCTGATTTAGGGTACTTAACGTTTATACGAAACTTTGTTCAAGGATTAGCTTCTCCAATGGCTGGAATATTGGTGTTAACGTATGACCGCCCCACTGTTCTTGCAATGGGGACGCTTTGTTGGGCGTTATCAACAGGGGCAGTTGGTGGTAGTCATTATTTTAGTCAAGTTGCGTTTTGGCGGGCTGTAAATGGATTTGGGTTAGCTATTGTGATTCCTGCATTGCAGTCGTTTATAGCTGATACTTATAGTGATAGTGTCAGGGGGATGGGGTTTGGTTTTTTGAGTCTTGTTGGGATGGTAGGTGGTATAGGTGGTGGTGTGGTGGCTACCGTTATGGCTGGTCATGAGTTTTTTGGGGTACCTGGATGGCGGTGTGCTTTTGTTTTGATGGCGGGGTTAAGTTGCTTAATTGGGTTTCTagtgtttttgtttgttgttgatCCTAGAAGGTTAACTAGCGTTGATCGTGATGTGGGAGAGAGTTACGCTGAAAG GAATGAATTGTTGGATAGGGGACGTGATTCTGTATCTGTTTGGGCTGAGTCATGGGCTGCCATGCAAGCTGTGATGAAAATCCAAACGTTTCAGATCATTGTCTTGCAAGGTCTTGTTGGTTCGCTCCCATGGACCGCCATGGTGTTTTTCACCATGTGGTTCCAACTCATTG GTTTTGATCACCAGAAGGCTGCAACTCTTTTGAGCCTTTTCGGGGCAGGGTGTTCATTCGGTTCACTATTGGGTGGGATCATAGCAGATCGATTGTCTCAGATCTACCCTCATTCTGGTCGAATCATGTGTGCCCAGTTTAGTGCCATCATGGGGATCCCATACACTTGGTTTCTTCTACGAGTAATACCACAATCAGTAGATAGCTACCTAATATTTGCAGTCACACTTCTTTTTATGGGCCTTACAATAAGCTGGAATGGAACTGCATGCAATGCACCCATGTTTGCAGAAGTGGTTCCTGCCAAACATCGAACCATGATATATGCGTTTGACCGTGCCCTGGAAGGGTCATTTGCATCCTTTGCTGCACCTATTGTTGGGATCCTAGCAGAGAAAGTGTATGGGTATGACGTGAAATCTGTGCAAACAACCATTGGGTCTACGAGAGAAGCACTAGCACTGTCGAAAGCACTTTTCTCAATGATGGCGATTCCTTTTGGGATGTGTTGCTTGTTCTACACCCCGTTGTATCAGGTTTTTAGACGGGATCGTGACAGTGTGAGAATGGCTACcctaaaagaagaagaaatgatCCGAGTCACCAATTTGTTTTGA
- the LOC122587177 gene encoding multidrug resistance protein 2-like: MMKSQTFFGISLSLIIINLAAIVERADENLLPSVYKELSEAFNAGPSDLGYLMFMRNFVRGLASPLAGILVLTYDRPTVLAMGTLCWALSTGIMGGSQYFSQVAFWQGVNGFGLAIVIPSLQSFIADSYSDSVRGTGFGLLSLVGKVGGIGGGALATVMAGHEFWGVPGWRCAFILISASSCLIGCLVFMFVIDPKRNELLDRTSEAGSIWAESWIAMKGVMKVKTFQIIVLQGLVGSLPWTAMVFFTLWFQLIGFDHQKVAILFGLFGMGCSFGSLVGGIIADRMSQKYPHSGRIMCAQFSAIMGIPYTWLLLRIIPQSVDNYHIFAVTLFLMGLTISWNGTACNAPMFAEVVPAKHRTMIYAFDRAMEGSFSSFAAPIVGILAEKVYGYDTKSVNPTAGSTREALALSKALFSMMAIPFGMCCLFYTPLYRVFKHDRDSVRLATQKEEEMI; the protein is encoded by the exons ATGATGAA GTCACAAACTTTTTTTGGGATTTCTCTTTCTCTTATTATCATTAACTTGGCTGCTATAGTGGAGCGAGCCGATGAAAATCTTCTTCCATCTGTGTATAAAGAATTGAGTGAAGCATTCAATGCTGGACCATCTGATTTAGGCTACCTAATGTTTATGAGAAACTTCGTTCGAGGGTTGGCATCTCCATTGGCTGGAATATTGGTTTTAACTTATGATCGTCCTACTGTGCTTGCGATGGGCACGCTTTGTTGGGCGTTATCAACAGGTATTATGGGTGGCAGTCAATATTTCAGTCAGGTTGCTTTTTGGCAGGGTGTAAATGGATTTGGTTTGGCGATTGTGATACCTTCACTCCAGTCATTTATAGCTGATAGCTACAGCGATAGTGTGAGGGGGACGGGGTTTGGGCTATTGAGTCTTGTTGGAAAGGTGGGCGGTATAGGTGGTGGTGCGCTTGCTACAGTTATGGCTGGTCATGAGTTTTGGGGGGTACCTGGATGGCGTTGTGCATTCATTTTGATTTCTGCATCAAGTTGCCTAATTGGGTGTCTTGTATTCATGTTCGTCATTGATCCTAAAAG AAATGAACTCTTGGACCGGACTTCTGAAGCTGGTTCAATATGGGCCGAGTCGTGGATAGCCATGAAAGGTGTGATGAAAGTCAAGACGTTTCAGATCATCGTATTGCAGGGTCTTGTTGGTTCACTCCCATGGACTGCCATGGTATTTTTCACTCTGTGGTTCCAACTAATTG gCTTTGATCACCAAAAGGTTGCAATACTTTTCGGCCTTTTTGGGATGGGCTGTTCTTTTGGATCCCTGGTGGGGGGGATCATAGCAGATCGGATgtctcaaaaataccctcattCTGGTCGAATAATGTGCGCACAATTTAGTGCAATCATGGGGATCCCATACACATGGCTTCTACTACGGATAATCCCACAATCAGTAGACAACTACCACATTTTTGCGGTCACACTTTTCCTAATGGGCCTGACAATAAGCTGGAACGGGACGGCATGTAACGCGCCAATGTTCGCAGAAGTAGTTCCTGCCAAACACCGGACCATGATCTATGCATTTGATCGTGCAATGGAAGGCTCCTTTTCGTCCTTTGCTGCACCAATTGTTGGGATCCTAGCGGAGAAAGTTTATGGGTATGACACCAAATCAGTGAACCCAACAGCAGGGTCCACAAGAGAAGCATTAGCATTGTCCAAAGCACTTTTCTCAATGATGGCGATTCCATTTGGAATGTGTTGCTTGTTCTATACTCCACTGTATCGGGTTTTTAAGCATGATCGAGACAGTGTGCGACTGGCTActcaaaaagaagaagaaatgatTTGA